A stretch of the Rodentibacter haemolyticus genome encodes the following:
- the tnpA gene encoding IS200/IS605 family transposase → MSYTRNLYHIIFRTKYGMPSIVEENEEYLYRYIWGFVREHNSVLYRVNGMPDHLHLLVELHPTLSVAEFVQKLKTTTHKWIDKNKHLFPEFYAWSRGYCSLTYCERDKEKIINYIKNQKAHHKTQNFIDEAKFLLTEAGIEINEAFFEKDL, encoded by the coding sequence ATGAGCTACACCAGAAATCTCTACCACATTATTTTCCGTACCAAATATGGCATGCCGAGTATTGTGGAAGAAAATGAAGAATATCTTTATCGTTACATTTGGGGCTTTGTGCGAGAACATAATTCGGTGCTTTATCGAGTAAATGGAATGCCTGATCATCTTCACCTTCTGGTGGAGCTTCACCCTACGCTTAGCGTTGCCGAATTTGTACAGAAGTTAAAAACCACAACCCATAAATGGATTGATAAAAATAAACATTTATTTCCTGAATTTTATGCGTGGTCACGGGGATATTGCTCTTTGACCTATTGCGAACGAGATAAAGAAAAAATCATCAATTACATCAAAAACCAAAAAGCACATCATAAAACGCAGAATTTTATTGATGAAGCCAAATTCCTACTTACCGAAGCAGGAATTGAAATTAACGAAGCATTTTTTGAAAAAGACTTATAG
- the hisC gene encoding histidinol-phosphate transaminase: MTITTLSRKNVQALTPYQSARRLGGNGDVWLNANEYPTSPDFTLNERIFNRYPDPQPQAVIEGYARYAKVAPENVLVSRGGDESIELIIRAFCEADDAVLYCPPTYGMYAVSSETCGVATKTVPLTGDFQLDLPAIKANLDKVKVVFVCSPNNPTGNLLKRSDLLELLQMTANRAIVVVDEAYIDFCPEATMVSELVNFPHLAIIRTLSKAFALAGLRCGFTLANPELIGILQKIIAPYPLPVPVADIAAQALQPQGLAQMQAQVQTVLDNRAWFIAELQKLPCVEQIFDTVANYVLVKFQDGQKVFKALWEQGIILRDQHKAFGIQNCIRISIGTKSEMERVVEGIRLA; the protein is encoded by the coding sequence ATGACAATCACAACACTCTCCAGAAAAAATGTTCAAGCCCTCACGCCTTACCAATCCGCTCGCCGATTGGGGGGGAATGGCGATGTGTGGCTGAATGCCAATGAATACCCCACTTCGCCCGATTTCACGCTCAATGAGCGAATTTTTAACCGCTATCCCGATCCACAACCGCAAGCAGTAATTGAGGGCTATGCTCGCTATGCCAAGGTTGCCCCCGAAAATGTGTTGGTTAGTCGTGGCGGCGATGAAAGTATTGAGCTGATTATCCGTGCTTTTTGTGAAGCGGACGATGCGGTGTTGTATTGCCCGCCAACTTATGGAATGTATGCTGTGAGCAGTGAAACCTGTGGTGTTGCGACCAAAACCGTGCCATTAACAGGCGACTTTCAACTGGATTTGCCCGCAATTAAAGCAAATTTAGACAAGGTAAAAGTGGTGTTTGTGTGCAGCCCAAACAACCCGACAGGCAACTTACTCAAGCGGTCGGATTTACTCGAACTTTTGCAAATGACCGCCAACCGTGCCATTGTGGTGGTGGATGAAGCCTATATCGACTTCTGCCCTGAAGCGACAATGGTCAGCGAGCTTGTCAACTTCCCGCACTTGGCTATTATCCGCACACTCTCGAAAGCTTTTGCGTTGGCAGGCTTGCGTTGCGGTTTTACCCTTGCCAACCCAGAGCTAATCGGCATTTTGCAAAAAATCATTGCTCCTTATCCATTGCCTGTGCCGGTTGCCGACATTGCTGCCCAAGCTTTACAGCCACAAGGCTTAGCTCAAATGCAAGCACAGGTACAAACGGTGCTAGACAACCGCGCGTGGTTTATCGCCGAGCTGCAAAAATTACCGTGCGTAGAGCAAATTTTCGACACCGTCGCCAATTACGTTCTGGTCAAATTCCAAGACGGACAAAAGGTGTTCAAAGCCTTGTGGGAGCAGGGGATTATCCTGCGTGACCAGCACAAAGCATTCGGGATACAAAACTGTATTCGCATTTCGATTGGTACAAAATCGGAAATGGAGAGAGTAGTGGAGGGGATTCGATTAGCCTGA
- a CDS encoding ClbS/DfsB family four-helix bundle protein: protein MAVPINKTELEQAIRKNYQQLQKELAGISADVAHLKTMEGHNQNTLMSVCDLLAYLLGWGELVLKWERLKTSRQPVDFPETGYKWNELGKLAQKFYADYADLSFEQLKSRLDDNHQQILVLIDSKTNAELYEQLWYTKWTQGRMIQFNTASPYANAKTRLRKWKKSN from the coding sequence ATGGCGGTTCCAATCAATAAAACCGAGCTAGAACAAGCAATTCGCAAAAATTATCAGCAGTTACAAAAAGAGCTGGCGGGAATTTCGGCTGATGTCGCCCATCTCAAAACAATGGAAGGGCATAATCAAAATACACTAATGTCAGTGTGCGATTTATTGGCATATTTGTTAGGTTGGGGCGAGTTGGTGCTGAAATGGGAGCGGTTAAAAACAAGTCGGCAGCCAGTCGATTTCCCTGAAACGGGCTATAAATGGAATGAACTTGGCAAGTTAGCTCAAAAATTTTATGCCGATTATGCGGATTTGAGTTTTGAGCAACTGAAATCTCGACTTGATGACAATCATCAGCAAATTTTGGTGTTAATTGACAGCAAAACCAATGCAGAATTATACGAACAGCTTTGGTATACAAAATGGACGCAAGGGAGAATGATCCAATTTAACACGGCATCGCCCTATGCCAACGCTAAAACTCGTTTACGCAAATGGAAAAAATCAAACTAA
- the hisD gene encoding histidinol dehydrogenase, producing MQTLIWKKLTEQQRKAALTRPAINASTNIQQAVNEIRENVLTNGDKALFELCEKFDKVKLDSLVVSVEQIQAASARLSDELKQAIQNAKANIEKFHTAQIPQEVDLETQAGVRCQVLTRPINRVGLYIPGGSAPLFSTVLMLAIPAKIAGCKKVMLCSPPPIADAILYAANLCGVDTIYQVGGAQAIVAMAYGTETVVKVDKIFGPGNSFVTEAKRQVSQAVNGAAIDMQAGPSEVLVLADEYADPDFVASDLLSQAEHGADSQVILVTPSETLAKQTALSIERRLSQLPRAETARKALAHSRIFIAEDLKQAVEISNEYAPEHLVVQTQNARALLPELDNAGSIFLGAYSPESMGDYASGTNHVLPTYGYTRTTSSLGLADFSKRMTVQELTPEGFKALAPTVEQMAAAEQLEAHKQAVSIRLAKIGDKSAVGFENALDE from the coding sequence ATGCAAACCCTCATCTGGAAAAAACTAACCGAACAACAACGCAAAGCGGCTCTCACTCGCCCTGCGATTAACGCTTCGACCAATATTCAACAAGCAGTCAATGAAATTCGTGAAAATGTGCTTACCAACGGTGACAAGGCATTGTTTGAACTGTGTGAAAAATTCGACAAAGTGAAACTCGATAGCCTTGTGGTGTCTGTCGAGCAAATCCAAGCGGCAAGCGCACGTTTATCTGACGAGCTAAAACAAGCGATCCAAAATGCCAAAGCGAATATTGAAAAATTTCACACTGCGCAAATTCCGCAAGAGGTCGATTTAGAAACCCAAGCGGGCGTGCGTTGCCAAGTCCTTACTCGTCCAATCAACCGTGTCGGCTTATACATTCCGGGCGGTTCTGCACCGCTGTTTTCGACCGTCTTAATGCTCGCCATTCCCGCCAAAATTGCGGGGTGCAAGAAAGTGATGCTTTGCTCGCCACCGCCGATTGCCGATGCGATTTTGTATGCGGCAAATTTATGTGGCGTGGATACTATTTACCAAGTGGGCGGGGCGCAGGCGATAGTTGCAATGGCGTACGGCACGGAAACGGTGGTGAAGGTGGATAAAATTTTCGGACCGGGCAACTCGTTCGTAACCGAAGCGAAACGCCAAGTGTCGCAAGCGGTGAACGGAGCGGCGATTGATATGCAGGCGGGACCTTCGGAAGTGTTGGTGCTAGCCGATGAATATGCCGACCCTGATTTTGTGGCGAGCGATTTACTCTCTCAAGCGGAACACGGGGCGGACAGCCAAGTCATTTTAGTCACCCCAAGCGAAACGCTGGCAAAACAGACCGCACTTTCCATTGAACGCCGGCTCTCTCAGTTACCTCGGGCCGAAACCGCACGCAAAGCACTGGCTCACAGCCGAATTTTTATCGCCGAAGATCTTAAACAAGCGGTCGAAATTAGCAACGAATATGCCCCTGAGCATTTGGTGGTGCAAACCCAAAACGCCCGAGCGTTACTCCCTGAACTCGACAATGCCGGCTCGATTTTCTTAGGGGCATACAGCCCCGAATCAATGGGCGATTATGCCAGTGGTACCAACCACGTGTTGCCAACCTACGGCTACACTCGCACCACCTCAAGCCTTGGCTTAGCCGATTTCAGTAAGCGAATGACCGTGCAAGAACTCACCCCCGAAGGCTTTAAAGCCCTCGCACCCACCGTGGAACAGATGGCAGCCGCCGAACAGCTAGAGGCTCATAAACAGGCGGTAAGTATTCGGTTAGCGAAGATTGGGGATAAAAGCGCGGTCGGATTTGAGAACGCTTTAGATGAATAG
- the hisG gene encoding ATP phosphoribosyltransferase, which yields MTNTRNTQERLRIAMQKKGRLSKDCNELLKQCGVKINWNEQRLIAYSENLPIEILRVRDDDIPGLVFEGVVDLGVIGENVLEEEELGRIARGEKVEYKKLRILDFGGCRLSLAIDRDRTYSDVQDFVNSRIATSYPNLLKRYMNEKGVSFKSTLLNGSVEVAPSAGLADVICDLVSSGATLEANGLKEVEVIYRSKACLIQRAEPLSAEKQALVDRLLTRIQGVQQAAESKYIMLHAPKDKLKEITALLPGVENPTILPLANDSARVAMHVVSQENLFWETMEQLKEMGASSVLVLPIEKMLA from the coding sequence ATGACAAATACAAGGAATACTCAGGAACGTCTTCGAATTGCGATGCAAAAGAAAGGGCGTTTAAGCAAAGATTGCAACGAGCTACTCAAACAATGCGGAGTAAAAATTAACTGGAATGAACAACGGCTTATCGCCTATTCCGAAAACTTACCGATCGAAATTCTGCGAGTGCGAGATGATGATATTCCGGGCTTGGTTTTTGAAGGTGTGGTTGATCTCGGTGTTATTGGTGAAAACGTATTGGAAGAGGAAGAACTTGGTCGTATCGCTAGAGGTGAGAAGGTCGAATATAAAAAATTACGTATACTGGATTTCGGTGGTTGTCGTTTATCGTTAGCGATTGATCGTGATCGTACTTATAGCGATGTGCAAGACTTTGTGAATTCACGTATTGCAACCAGTTATCCGAATTTACTCAAACGCTATATGAATGAAAAGGGTGTATCGTTCAAAAGCACCTTACTCAATGGTTCTGTAGAAGTTGCTCCTTCTGCCGGTTTAGCCGATGTGATTTGTGATTTAGTTTCATCGGGCGCAACGCTGGAAGCGAACGGTTTAAAAGAAGTGGAAGTGATTTATCGATCCAAAGCCTGTCTTATTCAACGTGCCGAGCCGCTTTCAGCAGAAAAACAAGCGTTAGTCGATCGCTTACTGACCCGTATTCAAGGCGTACAACAAGCGGCAGAAAGCAAATATATTATGCTGCACGCGCCGAAAGATAAACTTAAAGAAATTACCGCACTTTTACCGGGCGTGGAAAACCCAACAATTCTACCACTTGCTAACGATTCCGCTCGTGTCGCCATGCACGTGGTCAGTCAAGAAAATCTGTTCTGGGAAACCATGGAACAGCTCAAAGAAATGGGCGCAAGCTCGGTACTTGTGCTACCGATTGAGAAAATGTTGGCTTAA
- the queC gene encoding 7-cyano-7-deazaguanine synthase QueC: protein MNISNPNQDRKALVIFSGGQDSTTCLFHAIADYGKQNVEVITFQYGQRHAIELEKARWIAQDLGIKQTLIDTSVIKAITSNALMNENTKIEQKNNELPNTFVDGRNALFLLYAAIYAKGQDIQDIITGVCEIDFSGYPDCRDVFIKSMNVTLNLAMDYQFNIKTPLMYLTKAQTWQLADELGALDYIRHHTHTCYEGVEGGCGKCPSCVLRNKGLAEYLAQKGDKDV from the coding sequence ATGAATATTTCAAATCCGAATCAGGATCGCAAAGCACTGGTGATCTTTTCCGGCGGACAAGATTCCACCACTTGCCTATTTCACGCCATTGCCGATTACGGTAAGCAAAATGTCGAAGTTATCACATTCCAATATGGTCAGCGTCATGCCATTGAGCTGGAAAAAGCACGTTGGATCGCTCAGGATCTCGGCATAAAACAAACTCTAATTGACACTTCCGTTATCAAAGCCATCACAAGTAACGCTCTGATGAATGAGAACACGAAAATAGAACAAAAAAATAACGAATTGCCGAATACGTTCGTTGATGGACGCAATGCCTTATTTTTACTTTATGCGGCGATTTATGCCAAAGGGCAAGACATTCAAGATATCATTACCGGCGTATGCGAAATCGATTTCAGCGGTTATCCCGATTGCCGAGACGTGTTCATTAAATCCATGAACGTTACGCTCAATTTGGCAATGGATTATCAATTCAACATCAAAACGCCATTAATGTATCTCACCAAAGCGCAAACTTGGCAGCTTGCCGATGAACTGGGTGCATTGGATTACATTCGCCACCATACCCATACCTGCTATGAAGGCGTAGAGGGCGGATGCGGTAAATGTCCAAGCTGTGTACTACGTAATAAAGGTTTGGCGGAATATCTGGCTCAAAAAGGTGATAAAGATGTTTAA
- the queD gene encoding 6-carboxytetrahydropterin synthase QueD — MFKISKEFSFDMAHLLDGHDGKCQNLHGHTYKLQVEISGDLYESGAKKAMVIDFSDLKAVVKKTILEPMDHAFIYDETSERESKIATLLQELDSKTFGVPFRTTAEEIARFIFNRLKYDEKLPVSAIRLWETPTSFCEYGE, encoded by the coding sequence ATGTTTAAGATTTCGAAAGAATTCAGCTTCGATATGGCACATTTATTAGACGGCCACGATGGGAAATGCCAAAATTTACACGGCCACACCTATAAATTGCAAGTCGAGATTTCCGGTGATTTATATGAATCCGGTGCCAAAAAAGCGATGGTGATTGATTTTTCCGATTTAAAAGCGGTGGTAAAGAAAACCATTTTAGAACCAATGGATCACGCTTTTATTTATGATGAAACAAGTGAACGAGAAAGCAAAATTGCAACGCTTTTGCAAGAACTCGATTCCAAAACCTTTGGCGTGCCTTTCCGCACCACCGCAGAAGAAATAGCGCGTTTTATTTTTAATCGTTTGAAATATGATGAAAAACTTCCTGTCTCCGCTATTCGATTATGGGAAACGCCTACGTCATTTTGTGAATACGGAGAATAA
- a CDS encoding 7-carboxy-7-deazaguanine synthase QueE, with the protein MAQNQRNLEPHFNIVEIFESLQGEGFNTGMPSIFVRFGKCNLTCPWCDTPYNEFERWSASQILEKVRSFSAKNIIITGGEPTIVPQIEFLLDQFKTEGYFLAIETNGLKPVPSQIDYIATSPKRLYTHKYEQRCIESADEVRIVADENVFSFCELIEQKVQAKHYYLSPCEIDGKMNLLETITQLGQLNQRINKPKWQLSLQTHKLIGIE; encoded by the coding sequence GTGGCACAAAATCAACGCAATTTAGAACCGCACTTTAATATCGTAGAAATCTTTGAAAGCCTACAAGGGGAAGGCTTTAACACCGGTATGCCGAGCATTTTCGTACGCTTCGGCAAATGCAATCTTACCTGCCCTTGGTGTGATACGCCTTATAATGAATTTGAACGCTGGTCGGCTTCACAAATTTTGGAAAAAGTGCGGTCATTTTCGGCAAAGAATATTATCATCACAGGCGGAGAACCGACTATCGTGCCCCAAATTGAATTTCTACTTGATCAATTTAAAACAGAGGGTTATTTTCTTGCCATCGAAACCAACGGCTTAAAACCCGTTCCTTCACAAATTGACTATATCGCCACCAGTCCCAAACGACTTTATACGCATAAATATGAACAGCGTTGTATCGAATCCGCTGACGAAGTACGAATTGTCGCTGATGAAAACGTGTTTTCCTTTTGCGAATTGATCGAACAAAAAGTTCAAGCGAAACATTACTATCTATCACCTTGCGAAATTGACGGAAAAATGAATTTACTGGAAACCATTACTCAGCTCGGTCAACTCAACCAACGCATCAATAAACCGAAGTGGCAGCTGAGTTTACAGACGCATAAATTAATCGGTATTGAATAA
- a CDS encoding Nif3-like dinuclear metal center hexameric protein, with product MNNLELEQLLNQKLNSDKINDYAPNGLQVEGKANVKKIITGVTASQALIDYAALQNADAILVHHGYFWKSENPCIRGMKGKRIKTLLVNDINLYGYHLPLDIHPELGNNAQLAMLLEIENLQPLENSPSSIPVWGTLREPISAADFTARIENVLNRKPLICTENGPHLIRKIGICTGGGQGYIDLAAMHGCDAFITGEVSEQTVHSAREQGIHFFAAGHHATERYGIRALGEWLAKEYGFEVEFKDIDNPA from the coding sequence ATGAACAACCTTGAACTAGAACAACTTCTCAATCAAAAACTCAATTCGGACAAAATCAATGATTACGCACCGAACGGTTTGCAAGTAGAAGGCAAAGCCAATGTAAAAAAAATCATCACGGGGGTTACGGCCAGCCAAGCTTTAATTGATTACGCCGCTTTGCAAAACGCCGATGCGATTTTGGTTCATCACGGCTATTTTTGGAAAAGCGAAAATCCTTGCATTCGTGGAATGAAAGGCAAACGCATAAAAACCTTGTTGGTTAATGACATTAATTTATACGGCTACCATTTACCTTTAGATATTCACCCCGAACTCGGTAACAATGCGCAACTGGCAATGTTGTTAGAAATTGAAAATTTACAACCACTAGAAAATAGCCCGAGCAGTATTCCTGTTTGGGGAACGCTACGCGAGCCGATTTCAGCCGCAGATTTTACGGCACGAATTGAAAATGTGCTAAATCGAAAACCATTAATTTGCACCGAAAACGGACCGCACTTGATTCGCAAAATCGGTATTTGTACCGGTGGTGGACAAGGCTATATTGATTTAGCCGCAATGCATGGTTGCGATGCTTTTATTACCGGTGAAGTATCCGAACAAACCGTTCATTCCGCACGAGAACAAGGTATTCACTTCTTTGCGGCAGGCCATCACGCCACGGAACGCTACGGAATTAGAGCCTTGGGAGAATGGCTTGCAAAAGAATACGGTTTTGAGGTGGAATTTAAAGATATTGACAATCCGGCATAA
- a CDS encoding enoyl-ACP reductase FabI has product MGFLTGKRILVTGLASNRSIAYGIAKSMKEQGAELAFTYLNDKLQPRVEEFAKEFGSDIVLPLDVATDESIQNCFAELNKHWDKFDGFVHAIAFAPGDQLDGDYVNAATREGYRIAHDISAYSFVAMAQAARPYLNPNAALLTLSYLGAERAIPNYNVMCLAKASLEAATRVMAADLGKEGIRVNAISAGPIRTLAASGIKNFKKMLSAFEKTAALRRTVTIEDVGNSAAFLCSDLASGITGEIVHVDAGFSITAMGELGEE; this is encoded by the coding sequence ATGGGCTTCTTAACAGGTAAACGAATTTTAGTAACAGGGCTTGCAAGCAATCGTTCTATTGCTTACGGCATTGCAAAATCAATGAAAGAACAAGGCGCAGAGCTTGCCTTCACTTATTTAAACGATAAATTACAACCTCGAGTAGAAGAATTTGCCAAAGAATTCGGTTCTGACATCGTATTACCCTTAGATGTTGCAACAGATGAAAGCATTCAAAACTGCTTTGCGGAACTAAACAAACACTGGGATAAATTTGACGGTTTCGTTCACGCCATCGCATTTGCACCGGGCGATCAATTAGATGGTGATTATGTGAATGCGGCAACCCGTGAAGGCTATCGCATTGCACATGATATTAGTGCGTACAGCTTCGTTGCGATGGCACAAGCTGCCCGCCCATACTTAAATCCGAATGCGGCATTATTGACCCTCTCTTACTTAGGGGCGGAACGTGCAATCCCTAACTACAACGTAATGTGTTTAGCGAAAGCTTCATTAGAAGCGGCAACTCGTGTAATGGCTGCGGATTTAGGTAAAGAAGGTATTCGTGTAAATGCGATTTCTGCCGGCCCAATCCGTACGTTAGCGGCATCAGGCATTAAAAATTTCAAAAAAATGCTTTCCGCATTTGAGAAAACCGCCGCATTACGCCGTACCGTCACCATTGAAGATGTGGGCAATTCCGCTGCATTTTTATGTTCTGATTTAGCCTCCGGTATCACCGGTGAAATCGTTCACGTAGATGCAGGTTTCAGCATCACGGCAATGGGCGAATTAGGCGAAGAATAA
- the rnb gene encoding exoribonuclease II, producing the protein MFQDNPLLAQLKQQIHDSKERVEGIVKGTDKAYGFLECDKKTYFIAPPAMKKVMHGDKISATIEKQGDKEQAEPESLIEPMLTRFIAKVRFNKDKKLQVLVDHPNINQPVGAQQAKAVKEELQEGDWVVANLKTHPLRDDRFFYATINQFICRADDEFAPWWVTLARHEQSRYPVQGAEHYEMLDQQARKDLTALHFVTIDSESTQDMDDALYIEPIEQNGEQSGWKLVVAIADPTAYIALDSQIEKDAKQRCFTNYLPGFNIPMLPRELSDELCSLMANEIRPALVCYIETDLQGNITAKPHFVSAHVQSKAKLAYNNVSDYLEQTPNAWQPETNEIAEQIHRLHQFTLSRINWRKTHSLLFKEKPDYSFVLAENGKVQEIKAEHRRIANQIVEESMIIANICAAQFLNENAQTGIFNTHSGFDKKFLENAHHFLMANLSNEENQAELAKRYSVENLVTLNGYCQMRHDIEPIEGDYLELRLRRYLTFAEFKAELAPHFGLGLEGYATWTSPIRKYSDMVNHRLIKAVLTQQPCEKPQDEVLTRLQEARRQNRLVERDVADWLYCRYLADKVAENAEFEAEVQDVMRGGLRVQLLENGASMFVPASTIHNNKEEMLVNSDELALYIKGERAYKIGDLIKVKLTEVKEETRSIISSVIF; encoded by the coding sequence ATGTTTCAAGATAATCCTCTACTTGCACAACTCAAACAACAAATTCACGATAGCAAAGAACGTGTGGAAGGCATCGTAAAAGGCACGGATAAAGCCTACGGTTTTTTAGAATGTGATAAAAAAACCTATTTCATTGCCCCACCTGCGATGAAAAAAGTGATGCACGGCGATAAAATTTCAGCCACCATTGAAAAACAAGGCGATAAAGAACAAGCCGAGCCGGAATCGCTAATCGAACCGATGCTCACGCGTTTTATCGCTAAAGTGCGGTTCAATAAAGACAAAAAATTACAGGTACTCGTGGATCACCCAAACATAAATCAACCGGTTGGTGCACAACAAGCGAAAGCCGTAAAAGAAGAACTGCAAGAAGGCGACTGGGTGGTCGCCAATTTAAAAACCCATCCGTTGAGAGATGATCGTTTTTTCTATGCAACCATTAATCAATTTATCTGCCGAGCCGATGATGAATTTGCACCTTGGTGGGTAACCCTCGCTCGCCATGAGCAATCACGTTATCCGGTACAAGGGGCGGAGCATTATGAAATGTTGGATCAACAAGCTCGCAAAGATCTGACCGCACTTCATTTCGTCACCATAGACAGTGAAAGTACGCAAGATATGGATGATGCGCTTTACATTGAACCGATTGAACAAAATGGCGAACAAAGCGGCTGGAAACTGGTTGTGGCGATTGCCGATCCGACAGCCTATATCGCACTAGATTCTCAAATTGAAAAAGATGCCAAACAGCGTTGCTTCACCAACTACTTACCGGGTTTCAACATTCCAATGTTACCCCGTGAATTGTCTGACGAACTTTGTTCCTTAATGGCAAATGAAATTCGCCCGGCATTGGTTTGCTATATCGAAACGGACTTACAAGGTAACATCACGGCAAAACCGCACTTTGTTTCCGCCCACGTACAATCGAAAGCGAAATTGGCTTATAACAATGTTTCCGATTATTTGGAACAAACCCCGAACGCATGGCAGCCGGAAACCAACGAAATTGCCGAACAAATTCACCGTTTGCACCAATTCACCCTTTCACGGATAAACTGGCGCAAAACCCATTCTTTATTATTTAAAGAAAAACCGGACTACTCTTTTGTGCTTGCTGAAAACGGTAAAGTACAAGAAATCAAAGCCGAACATCGCCGTATTGCGAATCAAATTGTGGAAGAATCGATGATTATTGCGAACATTTGTGCTGCGCAATTTCTGAATGAAAATGCACAAACGGGGATCTTCAACACACACAGTGGATTTGATAAAAAATTCTTAGAAAATGCCCATCATTTCTTAATGGCAAATTTAAGCAATGAAGAAAACCAAGCAGAACTGGCAAAACGTTATTCTGTGGAAAATCTGGTAACTTTAAACGGCTATTGCCAAATGCGCCACGATATTGAACCGATTGAGGGCGATTATTTGGAGCTTCGTTTACGCCGTTATTTAACCTTTGCCGAATTTAAAGCCGAATTAGCACCGCACTTTGGCTTAGGATTAGAGGGCTATGCGACTTGGACATCACCGATTCGTAAATACTCGGATATGGTGAATCACCGTTTAATCAAAGCCGTTCTCACCCAACAGCCCTGCGAGAAACCGCAAGATGAGGTGCTGACTCGTTTACAAGAAGCACGCCGCCAAAATCGTTTAGTTGAACGTGATGTTGCAGATTGGCTATATTGCCGCTATCTTGCCGATAAAGTTGCTGAAAATGCGGAATTTGAGGCGGAAGTACAAGATGTAATGCGTGGCGGTTTACGTGTGCAGTTGTTAGAAAATGGCGCATCAATGTTCGTTCCCGCCTCAACTATTCACAATAACAAAGAAGAAATGTTGGTAAATTCGGACGAACTCGCTCTTTATATTAAAGGTGAGCGTGCTTATAAAATCGGTGATCTGATAAAAGTAAAACTCACGGAAGTGAAAGAAGAAACAAGAAGTATCATTAGTTCTGTGATTTTCTAG
- the yfbR gene encoding 5'-deoxynucleotidase: MEIKTSHFFACLDRLRLIQRWSLMRNIEKENLAEHSLQVAFVAQALAIIKNKFFAGKTNPEHIAVIAMYHDTSEIFTGDLPTPIKYFNPEITQAYKHIESAAELHLISLLPAELQGEFTPYLDSEIFSEEEKHIVKQADLICAYIKAKFELEHGNQEFKTAKKRLETLMKQWHSQEMDYFLQVFLPSFGRSLDEIAL; this comes from the coding sequence ATGGAAATTAAAACCAGCCACTTTTTTGCTTGTTTGGATCGTTTGCGTTTGATTCAACGCTGGTCGTTAATGCGTAATATTGAAAAGGAAAATCTTGCCGAACATAGTTTACAAGTGGCATTCGTGGCACAAGCTTTGGCGATCATCAAAAATAAATTTTTTGCCGGTAAAACAAATCCCGAACATATTGCCGTGATTGCGATGTATCACGATACTTCCGAAATATTTACCGGTGATTTACCTACTCCGATAAAATATTTCAACCCTGAAATCACACAGGCTTATAAACATATTGAAAGTGCTGCGGAATTGCACCTTATCAGCCTTTTGCCTGCCGAATTACAAGGGGAGTTTACGCCTTATCTTGACAGTGAAATTTTCTCGGAAGAAGAAAAACATATCGTAAAACAGGCGGATTTAATTTGCGCTTACATTAAAGCCAAATTTGAATTGGAACATGGTAACCAAGAATTTAAAACTGCAAAAAAACGTTTAGAAACACTGATGAAACAATGGCATAGCCAAGAAATGGACTACTTTCTCCAAGTATTCCTACCTAGTTTCGGGCGCTCTTTAGATGAGATTGCGTTATAG